The following coding sequences are from one Dreissena polymorpha isolate Duluth1 chromosome 8, UMN_Dpol_1.0, whole genome shotgun sequence window:
- the LOC127841507 gene encoding uncharacterized protein LOC127841507, with translation MAESQAAQGMVAPPGSWGYPAPNTGQTYCMPPGQYQAPMMPPGQQGMYYPPGAQPYYNPYGHMMPQMQGPPGSSQMVPQMIGIPGSGQMMPQMQGVPGSGQMMPQMQGVPGSGQMVPPMMPGAPGYPAVVGQLAAAVDPFANSADAAVKRGLHNVKVSRFDATEVERQLQGELFDKWHESCEVVKATKIQFSRIEGYLDHLMDAYEGITPETRKKMDGVLWAEGEWEYRLMEWKFNKGDNSEARYGMIAFGRSPDKQFVDCMYVMYKMDFKVAPQVIVERKDHSMLWGLITWQTLSQHTVERSLGTKDIERLKNFFRSKAMEGFYKEGVIEKINYVTSLEDIPKDDIKS, from the exons ATGGCCGAAAGTCAAGCAGCACAAGGTATGGTCGCTCCTCCTGGGTCCTGGGGCTACCCCGCTCCAAACACCGGACAGACGTATTGTATGCCGCCAGGTCAGTACCAGGCCCCAATGATGCCACCTGGGCAACAAGGAATGTATTACCCGCCAGGAGCACAGCCCTATTACAACCCATATGGCCATATGATGCCCCAGATGCAAGGACCACCAGGAAGTAGTCAAATGGTGCCGCAGATGATAGGGATACCAGGAAGTGGTCAAATGATGCCGCAGATGCAAGGGGTACCAGGAAGTGGTCAAATGATGCCGCAGATGCAAGGGGTACCAGGTAGTGGTCAAATGGTACCCCCGATGATGCCGGGAGCACCAGGATACCCTGCGGTTGTCGGGCAGCTAGCAGCTGCTGTAGATCCATTCGCTAACTCGGCCGACGCGGCTGTAAAAAGAGGacttcacaatgtcaag gTTTCAAGGTTTGACGCGACCGAGGTTGAGCGGCAGCTGCAGGGCGAATTGTTCGACAAGTGGCATGAGTCATGCGAGGTGGTAAAGGCGACGAAGATTCAGTTTTCAAGAATCGAAGGATACCTGGATCACCTAATGGATGCATATGAAG GGATTACCCCAGAAACAAGAAAGAAGATGGATGGCGTGTTGTGGGCGGAAGGGGAATGGGAATACAGGTTAATGGAATGGAAATTTAACAAGGGAGATAACTCTGAAGCCAG GTACGGAATGATCGCCTTCGGACGCTCGCCCGACAAACAGTTTGTGGACTGCATGTATGTCATGTACAAAATGGATTTCAAG GTCGCACCACAGGTGATCGTGGAACGTAAAGATCACTCTATGTTGTGGGGTCTAATAACCTGGCAGACATTGTCACAGCACACCGTGGAGCGATCTCTGGGTACGAAGGACATCGAGAGACTGAagaatttcttccgtagtaaagcCATGGAAGGCTTCTACAAGGAAGGTGTCATCGAAAAAATCAATTATGTCACGTCACTGGAAGATATCCCAAAAGACGATATCAAATCATAA